DNA from Gramella sp. MAR_2010_147:
AATAGAACAACTCTCCAAAGGTTACCGCCAGCGTGTTGGACTGGCCGCTGCCTTGCTACATGACCCAGAAGTATTGATTCTGGATGAACCCACCACTGGTCTTGATCCTAATCAATTGGTAGAAATAAGGACGCTTATTAAGAATATAGGGAAGAATAATTCTGAGGGAAAAGCCGGAAAAACGGTTTTTCTTTCTACTCATATTATGCAGGAAGTAGAGGCTATATGTGATCGTGTTATTATTATCAATAAAGGGAAAATAGTAGCCGATAAGAATCTGAATGATTTGAGAAAAGGGAATGATCAAATCATTTTTGTAGAATTTGATTATAGAATTGAAGAAATTGCTCTTCAAAAAATACCTTATCTGGCTTCAGCTAAAAATACCGGCGGATTCACTTATGAACTTATTTTTGACACAGATAAGGATATGAGACCCGCAGTTTTCGATTTTGCCCATGATAATGGATTAAAAACACTGCAGCTCAATCAGAAGACTAAGAATCTCGAAAGCCTCTTCACTGAATTGACCAATTCTTAAATAAGGTTAGAGTGTCATCCTTAACTTGATTCAGGATCTCATAAAAAGAAACTGAAACAAGTTCAGCTTGACACAAATATAAATTTTGACACAGACCAGTTATTCAAAAATAAGCTTACCCCTAAATTTCTCCTCTACATCTACCTCTGGAGGTCGGTTTACAGAAATTATATCTCCATAACTTACAATTTCGCCCTTAAGGCTTTGCTGCGGATTTATGATGAGCTTATTCGTACCACGGTGAAATATTTCGTAATGCTGAACAATAAGATCTCTAGCTTCCAGCCTGCCGTCGCCTGCTGCAAAGAAGAAATCTGCATTCTGCACTTTTCCGGTCATGAAATAATTAGAATAATTATCATTGGTAATTCTT
Protein-coding regions in this window:
- the gldA gene encoding gliding motility-associated ABC transporter ATP-binding subunit GldA, producing MSITVTNISKHFGSQKALNEVSFEISKGEIVGFLGPNGAGKSTLMKILTGYLNPESGEASVDGLKLEDQKSKIQKRIGYLPEHNPLYTEMFVREYLLFNASVYKTDKKRVEEVIKLTGLTPEANKKIEQLSKGYRQRVGLAAALLHDPEVLILDEPTTGLDPNQLVEIRTLIKNIGKNNSEGKAGKTVFLSTHIMQEVEAICDRVIIINKGKIVADKNLNDLRKGNDQIIFVEFDYRIEEIALQKIPYLASAKNTGGFTYELIFDTDKDMRPAVFDFAHDNGLKTLQLNQKTKNLESLFTELTNS